Proteins encoded within one genomic window of Fibrobacter sp.:
- a CDS encoding SufD family Fe-S cluster assembly protein — MNSELAQAAQARINALGMPKRNNELWSFFPVNKIPSVVDADCNCAANGAAAGTAADSALANCGNFGIAAETDIAALLPIAKSAPAMKKDFAAGETEMGLIKSRDDFGHSIFNIGKNAKVSLEILDNKVEHEIAAERFDINVEEGAELEIFFANPANDLPLQFRHFVIKQAANSTVHFSNILQDAGIGRISIDVDLNGEGANFDYRSLSVLKGSASKHQRLTIRHNAPNTVSTQFARNLLDEKSYVSYDGSVIVGNGCSQVNSSQLVNSILLGDESSVSVKPVLKIYHDDVECTHGNTCGELDADQMFYLTSRGIPAETAKKMLMKSFAKELFLPLNDGPAKKRLLQVLASL; from the coding sequence ATGAATTCTGAATTAGCACAGGCCGCCCAGGCTCGCATCAACGCCCTTGGCATGCCCAAGCGCAATAACGAGCTGTGGAGTTTCTTCCCGGTCAATAAAATTCCTTCTGTAGTGGACGCTGATTGTAACTGCGCCGCTAATGGTGCCGCCGCTGGTACCGCTGCCGACAGCGCACTCGCCAACTGCGGAAACTTCGGCATTGCCGCCGAAACCGACATCGCGGCCCTCCTGCCCATCGCAAAGTCCGCTCCCGCCATGAAGAAGGATTTTGCCGCAGGCGAAACCGAAATGGGTCTCATCAAAAGCCGCGACGACTTCGGTCACAGCATTTTCAACATCGGTAAAAACGCCAAGGTCTCCCTGGAAATTCTGGACAACAAGGTGGAGCACGAAATTGCCGCCGAACGCTTCGACATTAACGTGGAAGAAGGCGCTGAGCTGGAAATCTTCTTTGCCAACCCTGCAAACGATTTGCCTTTGCAGTTCCGCCATTTTGTAATCAAGCAAGCCGCCAATTCTACGGTTCACTTTTCCAACATCCTACAGGACGCAGGTATCGGCCGCATCAGCATCGACGTGGACCTGAACGGCGAAGGCGCCAACTTCGATTACCGTTCACTCAGCGTGTTGAAGGGTTCTGCCAGCAAGCACCAGCGCCTGACCATCCGCCATAACGCACCCAACACCGTAAGTACCCAGTTCGCCCGCAACCTGCTGGACGAAAAGTCCTACGTCAGCTACGACGGCAGCGTCATCGTGGGTAACGGATGCAGCCAGGTAAACTCCAGCCAGCTGGTGAATTCCATTCTCCTGGGTGACGAATCCAGCGTTTCCGTAAAGCCGGTACTGAAGATCTACCACGACGACGTGGAATGCACCCACGGCAACACCTGTGGCGAACTTGACGCCGACCAGATGTTCTACCTGACCAGCCGCGGCATCCCCGCCGAAACCGCCAAGAAGATGCTTATGAAGTCCTTCGCCAAGGAGCTGTTCCTGCCCCTGAACGACGGCCCCGCCAAGAAGCGTCTGCTGCAGGTTCTGGCAAGCTTGTAA
- the sufC gene encoding Fe-S cluster assembly ATPase SufC: MLSIKNLKASIEDGTQILKGINLEVKPGEVHAIMGPNGSGKSTLSKVIAGHPAYTMNDGVVELDGKNLLDMEICERANSGLFISTQYPTEIPGVNNVEFLKMALNSKRNFLGLPEMSDADFKKLCEEKMQLLEMDDRYRDRGVNEGYSGGEKKRNEILQMAILDPKVSFLDETDSGLDIDALRIVANGINHIMSPEKAVILVTHYQRLLDYIKPTYVHVLRHGKIILSGGPELALKLEEQGYDWIEEK, encoded by the coding sequence ATGTTAAGCATCAAGAATCTTAAGGCAAGTATCGAAGACGGCACCCAGATTTTGAAGGGCATCAACCTGGAAGTAAAGCCCGGCGAAGTCCACGCCATCATGGGCCCTAACGGAAGCGGCAAGAGCACCCTTTCCAAGGTGATCGCCGGCCACCCCGCCTACACCATGAACGACGGTGTCGTTGAGCTTGACGGCAAGAACCTCTTGGATATGGAAATCTGCGAACGCGCCAACTCCGGCCTGTTCATCAGCACCCAGTACCCCACCGAAATTCCCGGCGTGAACAACGTGGAATTCCTGAAGATGGCCCTGAACTCCAAGCGTAACTTCCTGGGCCTCCCGGAAATGAGCGACGCGGACTTCAAGAAGCTTTGCGAAGAAAAGATGCAACTCTTGGAAATGGACGACCGTTACCGCGACCGCGGCGTCAACGAAGGCTACTCCGGCGGCGAAAAGAAGCGTAACGAAATCCTCCAAATGGCTATTCTCGACCCCAAGGTTTCCTTCTTGGACGAAACCGACTCCGGCCTGGACATTGATGCGCTCCGCATTGTGGCAAACGGCATCAACCACATCATGAGCCCCGAAAAGGCAGTGATTCTCGTGACCCATTACCAGCGCTTGCTGGACTACATCAAGCCCACCTACGTTCACGTGCTGCGCCACGGCAAGATTATTCTGAGCGGCGGCCCGGAACTGGCCTTGAAGCTTGAAGAACAGGGCTACGACTGGATCGAAGAAAAGTAA
- the dnaG gene encoding DNA primase produces MAFYSNEIIQQLKSQADIATVIENFVPLKRSGNGRFLGVCPFHNDRSPSMNVNPTIGIYKCFACGAAGDVFKFVQEHEKMDFKGAVEWVANFTGFALPKLDSKENTEEQEERGMVRRLNELACQWFEQQLTLSEKAQAYLNSRHITEETRKRFHIGYAPAGREGFIGFAVKNGFSPADCVKAGLAKEKENGGISDKFRDRLMIAIQNQSGVIVAFGGRDLSDNKDPNFKPVKYMNSPESATYHKSDILFGLYHSRRSIAEENAVIIVEGYFDMISLFQGGVTNVVAASGTALTETHANILARYAKTAYLVFDGDAAGQNATLRSLEIVLPKGIAPKVFALSRPDGTKIDPDNFVNEQGADAFKQALTQAEDWLSYLARQRNLQSPETRADFVNYTKSLVKSIADRELQNQYLKLISERFNTDRSLAQVKALKPERKKPAVPENGTVAVEPAATIPWHAISPIEIRFANLLLRTPTLMNYAVVYFDMEWATSGIQMFESPIVDEFVNSIIALYSETGYVSPQLLYENVSPEIQVFIEGLPDEKWSDLQAVKEFYQTLTVLSSKVCDRQKKLIPLDSQDGVNIRMQMLKFVEGIDKLSVMLNTGKIDINIFIDQVNKSKSRLIMFQAAIPGASQGTAFGEGMYASYRQPYSAQTSSAPASTVPASPMPASQKPAMQNSFAQEQDMDVPEMPPEMMEVPPESMEDGFISDGSEIPPSDEEPPDEEAYSYDDGGFNEPDDMGF; encoded by the coding sequence GTGGCATTTTACTCTAACGAAATCATCCAACAGCTAAAATCTCAGGCGGACATTGCAACCGTCATTGAGAATTTTGTGCCGTTGAAACGTTCCGGAAATGGACGTTTTCTTGGAGTGTGCCCATTCCATAACGACCGATCCCCGTCAATGAACGTGAACCCTACCATAGGCATCTACAAGTGCTTTGCCTGTGGTGCTGCTGGCGATGTATTTAAGTTCGTCCAGGAACATGAGAAAATGGATTTCAAGGGAGCGGTGGAATGGGTTGCCAACTTTACTGGATTTGCCCTGCCGAAACTGGACTCCAAGGAAAATACCGAGGAACAGGAAGAACGAGGCATGGTCCGCAGGCTTAACGAACTGGCCTGCCAATGGTTTGAACAGCAGCTGACCCTAAGCGAAAAGGCCCAGGCCTACCTGAACAGCCGCCACATTACGGAAGAGACCCGCAAGCGGTTCCACATCGGTTACGCTCCTGCCGGTCGTGAAGGTTTTATCGGATTCGCTGTCAAGAACGGATTCTCCCCTGCAGACTGCGTCAAGGCGGGCCTTGCCAAGGAAAAGGAAAACGGAGGCATCTCCGACAAGTTCCGCGACCGCCTGATGATCGCCATCCAGAACCAGTCCGGAGTCATTGTCGCATTCGGCGGCCGTGACCTCAGCGACAACAAGGATCCGAATTTCAAGCCCGTCAAGTACATGAACAGCCCGGAATCCGCCACCTACCACAAGAGCGACATTCTATTCGGGCTTTACCACAGCCGTCGAAGTATCGCCGAGGAGAACGCGGTCATTATCGTGGAAGGCTACTTCGACATGATCAGCCTTTTCCAGGGTGGAGTTACCAACGTGGTGGCGGCATCCGGCACCGCCCTGACGGAGACCCACGCCAACATTTTGGCCCGCTACGCCAAGACCGCCTATCTGGTGTTTGATGGCGATGCCGCCGGCCAGAACGCAACCTTGCGCAGCCTTGAGATTGTACTGCCCAAGGGAATCGCACCCAAGGTATTTGCCTTGTCCCGACCGGACGGCACCAAGATCGACCCGGACAACTTCGTAAACGAACAGGGCGCAGACGCCTTCAAGCAAGCCCTGACCCAGGCGGAAGACTGGTTGAGCTACCTGGCAAGACAGCGCAACCTGCAAAGCCCCGAGACCCGCGCCGACTTCGTCAACTATACAAAGTCACTGGTCAAGAGCATCGCCGATCGCGAACTGCAGAACCAGTACCTGAAACTGATTTCAGAGCGATTCAACACAGACCGTTCCTTGGCACAAGTAAAGGCCTTAAAGCCCGAGCGCAAGAAACCGGCCGTACCGGAAAACGGCACCGTTGCCGTAGAACCTGCGGCAACCATACCATGGCACGCCATCTCCCCCATCGAGATTCGCTTTGCCAACCTGCTGCTACGAACCCCCACGTTGATGAACTACGCCGTAGTCTACTTTGACATGGAATGGGCTACCAGCGGCATCCAGATGTTTGAATCCCCCATTGTAGACGAGTTCGTCAACAGCATTATTGCGCTGTATTCCGAAACAGGCTATGTCTCCCCGCAACTGCTCTACGAAAACGTATCGCCCGAGATACAGGTCTTCATCGAAGGACTTCCCGACGAAAAATGGAGCGACCTGCAGGCAGTCAAGGAATTCTACCAGACGCTGACGGTTCTTTCTTCTAAGGTCTGTGACCGCCAGAAAAAGCTTATTCCGCTGGATTCCCAGGACGGCGTCAACATCCGCATGCAGATGCTGAAATTCGTGGAAGGAATCGACAAGCTGAGCGTTATGCTGAACACCGGCAAGATCGATATTAACATCTTTATCGACCAGGTTAACAAGAGCAAGTCCAGACTGATCATGTTCCAGGCAGCCATTCCCGGAGCCTCCCAAGGAACAGCCTTCGGAGAAGGCATGTACGCAAGCTATAGACAGCCCTATTCAGCACAAACAAGTTCGGCTCCCGCAAGCACGGTTCCGGCAAGCCCCATGCCCGCCTCACAGAAGCCTGCCATGCAGAATTCCTTCGCGCAGGAACAAGACATGGACGTTCCCGAAATGCCTCCAGAAATGATGGAAGTTCCGCCCGAAAGCATGGAAGACGGTTTTATTTCCGACGGCTCAGAAATTCCTCCAAGCGATGAGGAGCCGCCCGACGAAGAAGCGTACTCCTACGACGACGGCGGATTTAACGAGCCTGACGACATGGGCTTCTAG
- a CDS encoding MATE family efflux transporter — MQGKQVKDRSLLSLSWPLIFTFAVNMIQPMMDSWFLSRTSEEAAAGVGALMPVLAALFTAINAFAQAGASIASQYIGAEQNSHARSTQTMVLFGSLLLGVLLTVIIIPLSGKIPLWMGLQGDPVMFAQQFMSVVAFGFAFRALQSSLTAFVATHGLTVWNLIGNTITIVSNAIMNYIFLEGLFGLPKMGAKGVGLATALSWLISSAILWCVLRYKAQHKTHRRDLKRSRIILPDWIRIGFPAAAEPISFQLFNVFITAMVAHIGTLAMTARVFAGNFAALSVILGSGLGNGNQILVAHLVGAKEFKTADQRVHQTILISCISGLILSVIMALCGTHLIGVFTDNPEVIALGQMCLWCDVAVQPFKAVNFVITTSLRASGDSKFPAIVGSGMMWTLGVATALFLAFVLDLGLPGLWLGMAADEFYRSIANYYRWRSGKWKSKAVV; from the coding sequence ATGCAAGGGAAACAAGTCAAAGACCGCTCACTGCTCAGCCTTTCATGGCCGCTGATTTTCACCTTCGCCGTGAACATGATCCAGCCCATGATGGACAGCTGGTTCCTGTCACGCACCTCCGAAGAGGCTGCCGCCGGCGTTGGAGCCCTGATGCCCGTCCTTGCCGCCCTGTTCACAGCCATTAACGCGTTCGCCCAGGCTGGCGCAAGCATTGCCTCCCAGTACATCGGGGCAGAGCAGAACAGCCACGCCCGTTCCACCCAGACCATGGTCCTTTTCGGAAGCCTTCTTCTGGGCGTTCTTCTGACCGTCATCATCATCCCCCTGTCCGGCAAGATCCCCCTGTGGATGGGCCTTCAGGGAGACCCGGTCATGTTCGCCCAGCAGTTCATGTCCGTGGTAGCCTTCGGCTTTGCATTCAGGGCCCTGCAGTCTTCACTTACCGCCTTTGTGGCAACCCACGGTCTTACGGTCTGGAACCTCATCGGAAACACCATCACCATCGTAAGCAACGCCATCATGAACTACATCTTCCTGGAAGGCCTCTTTGGGCTTCCCAAGATGGGAGCCAAGGGCGTTGGCCTGGCAACTGCACTTTCCTGGTTGATTTCCTCCGCTATTCTCTGGTGTGTACTGCGCTACAAGGCTCAGCACAAGACCCACCGCCGCGACCTGAAGCGTTCCCGCATCATCCTTCCCGACTGGATCCGCATCGGTTTTCCTGCTGCAGCGGAACCCATCAGTTTTCAGCTGTTCAACGTGTTCATTACCGCCATGGTGGCACACATCGGAACGCTGGCCATGACCGCCCGAGTATTCGCCGGGAACTTCGCCGCCTTGTCTGTAATTCTCGGGAGCGGCCTCGGTAACGGAAACCAGATTCTTGTGGCCCACCTGGTGGGCGCAAAGGAATTCAAGACCGCCGACCAGCGTGTTCACCAGACCATTCTCATCAGCTGCATTAGCGGACTTATTTTGTCTGTAATCATGGCACTTTGCGGTACTCACCTCATTGGCGTCTTTACGGACAATCCCGAGGTCATTGCCCTAGGCCAGATGTGCCTTTGGTGCGATGTGGCGGTACAGCCCTTCAAGGCAGTAAACTTCGTGATTACAACATCCCTCCGCGCTTCTGGAGACTCCAAGTTTCCCGCCATTGTGGGGAGTGGCATGATGTGGACTTTGGGTGTAGCCACAGCCCTGTTCCTCGCCTTCGTTTTGGACCTTGGCCTCCCCGGTCTTTGGCTCGGCATGGCAGCCGATGAATTCTACCGTTCTATCGCCAATTACTACCGCTGGCGCAGCGGAAAATGGAAAAGCAAGGCCGTGGTCTAA
- a CDS encoding DegT/DnrJ/EryC1/StrS family aminotransferase produces the protein MIPFVNLPEQRNTYREELEKIEKEVLDSGCFIGGLQVQNLEKELSAYLEKGKKEAKPVKTVTCGSGTDALTIALMALGLKPGDQVIVPDFTFIAPAESVALLGGTPVFADIHPRTLQISPDSVKKRISPRTKGIIAVNLFGQCAPYKELREIADQNGLWIIEDSAQAFGATQCGTPACSFGDIAITSFYPTKPLGCYGDGGALFTSNGELEEKIRMLANHGSKGHYQHQIIGMNSRLDALQAAILRVKLRHLDQELDVRRQNALKYDQFFSAILGFEPQTTAAGNTSTYAQYTLLVDNREGFIEQLKKADIPYCIHYPATLSSQSCFENMEQGHGETPAAEESSQKAISLPVCAFTDVEQIISKLSQVL, from the coding sequence ATGATTCCCTTCGTAAACCTGCCAGAACAGCGAAATACCTACCGAGAAGAACTCGAAAAAATCGAGAAAGAGGTACTGGACAGCGGCTGCTTTATAGGCGGTTTACAGGTTCAAAATCTAGAAAAAGAACTTTCCGCCTACCTAGAAAAAGGGAAAAAAGAGGCAAAACCAGTCAAGACCGTGACCTGCGGAAGCGGCACCGACGCCCTGACGATTGCACTCATGGCGTTGGGTCTAAAGCCTGGCGACCAGGTCATCGTCCCGGATTTCACCTTTATCGCCCCGGCGGAAAGCGTAGCACTGCTAGGCGGCACCCCCGTTTTTGCGGATATCCACCCCAGAACATTGCAGATTTCCCCCGACAGCGTAAAAAAGCGGATCAGCCCCCGAACCAAGGGCATTATCGCGGTCAATCTCTTTGGACAATGCGCCCCCTATAAGGAACTTCGCGAAATTGCAGACCAAAACGGACTCTGGATTATCGAGGACTCCGCCCAGGCGTTCGGCGCCACCCAGTGCGGAACGCCCGCCTGTTCCTTTGGCGACATCGCCATCACCAGTTTTTACCCCACCAAGCCCCTGGGATGCTACGGAGACGGCGGCGCCCTGTTTACAAGCAACGGAGAACTGGAGGAAAAGATCCGGATGTTGGCAAACCACGGCAGCAAAGGGCACTACCAACACCAGATTATCGGCATGAACAGCCGTCTGGACGCCCTACAGGCAGCCATCCTGAGGGTGAAGCTCAGACACCTGGATCAGGAACTAGACGTCCGCCGGCAGAACGCCCTAAAGTACGACCAGTTTTTCAGTGCCATCCTGGGATTCGAGCCCCAGACCACCGCAGCAGGCAACACCAGCACCTACGCACAGTATACCCTCCTCGTAGACAATCGCGAGGGTTTCATAGAACAGCTGAAAAAGGCAGACATTCCCTACTGCATTCACTACCCTGCCACCCTCAGCAGCCAGAGTTGCTTTGAAAACATGGAGCAGGGCCATGGAGAAACACCTGCAGCCGAGGAATCTTCACAAAAGGCAATCAGCCTTCCTGTCTGCGCCTTTACCGACGTAGAGCAGATTATCTCGAAGCTGTCTCAGGTCCTGTAA
- the rpsT gene encoding 30S ribosomal protein S20, translated as MLQAEKANAMNRSTRSAIRTALKAVRSASTKEEALKVMPELFSMLDKAAAKHRAGFCANRAANYKAKAAKVINSLA; from the coding sequence TTGCTTCAGGCCGAAAAGGCCAATGCCATGAACCGTTCTACCCGTTCCGCCATCCGTACCGCTCTCAAGGCTGTACGTTCTGCTTCCACCAAGGAAGAAGCCCTCAAGGTTATGCCGGAACTGTTTAGCATGTTGGACAAGGCTGCTGCAAAGCATCGCGCTGGCTTCTGCGCAAACCGCGCTGCCAACTACAAGGCTAAGGCCGCTAAGGTCATCAATAGCCTCGCTTAA
- a CDS encoding roadblock/LC7 domain-containing protein: MSDFTIYSDDAEKVRRLMSAYQASVKAEYIVLCHRDGSIIAEVGSLGLDATPLAVLSTASFDSASQVGLMLGGETFNSVSYTGENRSIYITPVDQALLLVQIFPDSKLPNRIDDFNRLLVEKLRDAVPAFTQNTSRLVR, from the coding sequence ATGAGCGATTTTACCATTTATTCTGATGACGCTGAAAAGGTCCGCCGCCTTATGTCTGCCTACCAGGCAAGCGTTAAGGCCGAGTATATCGTGCTTTGCCATCGCGACGGTTCCATTATTGCCGAAGTTGGCTCCCTTGGTTTGGACGCCACTCCTCTTGCTGTGCTTAGCACTGCCTCCTTTGACTCTGCAAGTCAGGTGGGCCTGATGCTCGGAGGCGAAACGTTCAACTCCGTTTCTTACACCGGCGAGAACCGTTCCATCTACATTACTCCGGTGGACCAGGCCCTGCTGTTGGTCCAGATTTTCCCGGACTCCAAGCTTCCGAACCGTATCGACGACTTCAATCGTCTGCTGGTCGAAAAGCTTAGGGATGCGGTTCCTGCCTTTACCCAGAACACTAGCCGACTGGTTCGCTAG